TTCTTGTCTTCAATGTATGCATACGATTCCCAAGTGTTAAAGGATGAAAACAAAAGGCCCATATTAGTCAATATACCAGAAAAATTCTTTTTTTATCAAACCCTTATAACTGGTGCAACAGGGTCCGGAAAGACAGCGGCGATGAAATATCTGTCGCAATATTTTGTTGAAAAATTAGATACATTAAATGGCCCAGGAGCAGTTTTGGCTATAAATGTAAAAGAAGACGATTTCCTATATATGGATAAATCATCAAAAACAAACAAAGAGGAGATTTTAAAGGAGTGGGAGGCGCTAGGGGAGAGTAGTCATGGTATTGATTCATTTAGAATATACTATCCTGGTAATAATATACCTTTGTCAAAAAATATGGACAAAAATAAGGCTAAAAGTATAACAATAAAAACAAAAAATTTAGATCCTGAAAATTTAAGTGGCATTATTCAAAATCTACCTGCAAAAGGTGCAGAGCAGATAATAGATATATTTAGATATTGGCAGGCTAACGTTATGGGAAAAAGAGGCGAAGGATATAAAATGTCTGATTTTATAAGATATCTTGATGATCCTGCCAAAAATAGGATTTATAAAGTTCTCACAGCTAACGGTGATATATACGAATATACGTTGCATGCAGCAACACTCAATAGTCTAAAAAACGCTTTTGTAACAGCTTCACAATTCTTTGATGTTGAAAATGCCGATGAATTGAAGGCCTCTGACATTTTAGAAAGAAGAAAAATGTCGGTTATAGATCTAAGTCAAAAAAATGCGATAGGGTTTGGGGCTATTTTATTGCGGGATATACTTAATAAAATTTATGAAGAGAAAAGTAATGGAAATTCTAACGTTCCAATTCTTGTGATAATTGATGAAGTTCACGAGTTTTACGGCAATTCTAAGACTTATGAAGCGTTGAAAACACTTGACGCTATAGCGAGAAAGGGAAGAAGCTTAGGGATAGGTGTAATATTCGCCTCTCAAAATCTGGAAGATATCCCGTCAGGTATTAGCAAAGTTGTAAACTCTAAAATTTTCTTTAAAGGCTATTCAGAAAGGGAAAAACGTAAAATTATAAATGATGATGCTTTGGGCCCTGGTTACGCTATCTCTAGAATTT
The Thermoplasma sp. Kam2015 genome window above contains:
- a CDS encoding ATP-binding protein; translation: MLVTLGEEDGKIKLISKESDNDGILPYGSFITVEDGNRKFILRVEDSIQINSFSISPMLADMDIKPLLQDQKVRNLVLAVRIKEIPPRDDGLNSYIKPMLFARRSNQEEIDYIMTNQTGIPVFLSSMYAYDSQVLKDENKRPILVNIPEKFFFYQTLITGATGSGKTAAMKYLSQYFVEKLDTLNGPGAVLAINVKEDDFLYMDKSSKTNKEEILKEWEALGESSHGIDSFRIYYPGNNIPLSKNMDKNKAKSITIKTKNLDPENLSGIIQNLPAKGAEQIIDIFRYWQANVMGKRGEGYKMSDFIRYLDDPAKNRIYKVLTANGDIYEYTLHAATLNSLKNAFVTASQFFDVENADELKASDILERRKMSVIDLSQKNAIGFGAILLRDILNKIYEEKSNGNSNVPILVIIDEVHEFYGNSKTYEALKTLDAIARKGRSLGIGVIFASQNLEDIPSGISKVVNSKIFFKGYSEREKRKIINDDALGPGYAISRIYGLSFVKMIKFPLPFGGLYEK